Genomic window (Fundidesulfovibrio soli):
GGTCGGTTTGTATGATTTGCATGGCGTTATCCTTATTTGATGGCGAGGAACCAGAAGCGCAGCAAGGTGATCACGCCGATGCCGATCATGATGGCGGTGAGCATGTTCTCCTTCTTCTTGAAGCCGAACCTGCCCTTGCTGTCGATGATGCCCCACTTGATCATGATGCGGTAGAACCCGATGCCCACGTGCAGCTCCACCATGGGCAGCAGCACCAGGTAGAAGAGCATCCACAGCCCGTTCTGAATGCGCGCTGCGCTCTTCTGGGCGGTGATGGGAAGGTCCGAGAGAACCACCCACATGTGGATGGCGCCCATGATCAGGATGATCATCGCGGTGACGGCCTGGACGACCCACAGCCAGGTGTCCTGGTGGTGCATGCGCTTGGCGTTGGCCAGCATGACGCCCTGCTGCTTGGAGGTGAAGGGGATCTTGCGCGCCGCGAGCACGAAGTGCAGCAGGAAGACCATGAAGATCACAGGGCCGCCGAAATGCACCATCTTGGTGACTTCGAAGAACTCCGCGATGGCGTTCATGACGCCGGGGCCGATGATCACGCTGGAAACCAGACACAGGTGCGCCCACATGAACATGATCAGGCAGGCCCCGGAGAGCATCTGGAGCCAGTCCAGATACGCGGCGCACTTGCAGCTGACCACTGGCTTGTGGGTTGCAATGGACGGTATGGACATTTACTTTCTCCGCTTTTCTAATCGTTAGGCTTTTTCGGTGCTCTTGTTGCTGGAGTGCGCTTCGATCAGCGCATCCTCGGGATCGTCGGCCATGTCGTCGAGCACGTTGCCGTCAAGCACCCGGAGCAGCTTGGGCTTGTCCAGCGCGCCTTCCCAGCCGGCGACCACCAGGGTGGCGACGCCGTTGCCGATCAGGTTGGTGATGGCGCGGGCTTCGGACATGAAGCGGTCGACGCCCAGGAGCAGGGTCAGCGAGGCCAGGGGGATGTTGCCCACCGCGCCCAGCGTGGCCGCCAGGGTGATGAAGCCGCCGCCGGTGACCGCGGCCGCGCCCTTGGAGGTCAGCAGGAGCACGAACAGGACGTAGAGCTGATCGGCCATGGTCAGGGGCGTGTTGGTGGCCTGGGCCAGGAACACGGTGGCCATGGTCAGGTAGATGCAGGTTCCGTCAAGGTTGAAGGAGTAGCCCATGGGCAGGCACAGGCCCACCACGGACTGGTCCGCGCCGGCGTTCTCCATCTTGGCCATCATGCGGGGCAGCGCCGCCTCGGAGGAGGAGGTGCCGAGCACCAGCAGGATTTCTTCGGAGATGTACTTGAGGTACTTCCACAGCGAGAAGCCGGCCAGCTTGCAGACCGCCCAGAGGATCACGAAGATGAACAGCAGGCAGGTGGCGTAGACGTCTATCATCAGCCTGCCCAAGGCCAGCAAAGCGTCCACCCCCTGGGTGGAGACGACCACGGCCATGGCGCCGAAGGCGCCGAAGGGCGCGAAGTACATGACGTAGTGCACGACCTTGAACATGCCTTTGGCGAACTCGTCTATGAATTGCGCCACATGTCTGGTGCGTTCGCCCAGGGCGGAGAGGCCGGTTCCGAAGAGGATGGAGAAGAAGAGCACCTGCAGGATGTCGCCCTTGGAGAAGGCGCCAACCACGGAGTCAGGCACGATGTTGGTGAGGAATTCGACGGTGGTCAGTTTCTTGGTTTCGCCCGCGTAGGCTTCGACCTTCTTCATGCCCGCGGCGTCGGCCTGCATCTTCTGGGCGTACTCGTCCATGCCCACGCCGGGCTTGGTGATGTTGACCACGGCCAGGCCGATGGCCAGGGCGAAGAGGGTCATGGTCCAGAAGTAGAGCATGGCCTTGAGGCCCACGCGGCCGACCTTGCCCATGTCGCCCATCTTGGCGATGCCGGTGACGACCGTGCAGAAGATGATGGGGGCGATGACCATCTTGACCATTTTGATGAAGGTCTTGGCCAGAGGTTCAAGTTTGCTGGCGAATGCCTTGGTCTCGGGAATGAGACCGATGATGACACCCAAGGCGATGCCGAACAAGACCCAGAAATACAATGTCTTGTATATCTTTTTGCCTGCCATTGCTCCAATCCTCCTCTCGATCGCGCTACGATGGTTGATACACTCTATGCGGACCTTGCCGCCTTGGTCCGGTGCGGCTCCGGGGTGTAACGGTGCTGGCGTCCCGTTCGCCTCCTTTTGATGCACGGCCTGGGAGGAGGCCGGGTTAAAGATGGTGAGACTGGTCGAAGTGTAGCACACTTCTCAACTTAG
Coding sequences:
- the dctA gene encoding C4-dicarboxylate transporter DctA yields the protein MAGKKIYKTLYFWVLFGIALGVIIGLIPETKAFASKLEPLAKTFIKMVKMVIAPIIFCTVVTGIAKMGDMGKVGRVGLKAMLYFWTMTLFALAIGLAVVNITKPGVGMDEYAQKMQADAAGMKKVEAYAGETKKLTTVEFLTNIVPDSVVGAFSKGDILQVLFFSILFGTGLSALGERTRHVAQFIDEFAKGMFKVVHYVMYFAPFGAFGAMAVVVSTQGVDALLALGRLMIDVYATCLLFIFVILWAVCKLAGFSLWKYLKYISEEILLVLGTSSSEAALPRMMAKMENAGADQSVVGLCLPMGYSFNLDGTCIYLTMATVFLAQATNTPLTMADQLYVLFVLLLTSKGAAAVTGGGFITLAATLGAVGNIPLASLTLLLGVDRFMSEARAITNLIGNGVATLVVAGWEGALDKPKLLRVLDGNVLDDMADDPEDALIEAHSSNKSTEKA
- a CDS encoding succinate dehydrogenase/fumarate reductase cytochrome b subunit gives rise to the protein MSIPSIATHKPVVSCKCAAYLDWLQMLSGACLIMFMWAHLCLVSSVIIGPGVMNAIAEFFEVTKMVHFGGPVIFMVFLLHFVLAARKIPFTSKQQGVMLANAKRMHHQDTWLWVVQAVTAMIILIMGAIHMWVVLSDLPITAQKSAARIQNGLWMLFYLVLLPMVELHVGIGFYRIMIKWGIIDSKGRFGFKKKENMLTAIMIGIGVITLLRFWFLAIK